Proteins encoded together in one Desulfosporosinus meridiei DSM 13257 window:
- a CDS encoding DUF4367 domain-containing protein, giving the protein MTNNRPDQIRKKLFEEYEDSLFKLVMHDAAEREGKLFLEEKEKLKNDPEFAPSKEAIQKFSRQLDTQLKKSQTYATRQQMLKILNKAAVAILIMLVIMFTTVTSVQALRVKVLNYLKDIQQQYTSFELKENDNSLNGGNPVVNWTKDYVPTYIPDGYKATDISRSKIYNEIQFKNEQGEFITYTELTEGNRPALDTENASVTKTVNINGHEGTLVEKNSVVTIIWEMNSRIFMIRAQINQDVAMKISEGVKYIN; this is encoded by the coding sequence GAGGACAGTTTGTTTAAGCTGGTTATGCACGATGCTGCCGAAAGGGAAGGGAAGCTTTTCCTGGAGGAAAAGGAAAAACTCAAAAATGATCCCGAATTTGCTCCTTCAAAAGAGGCAATTCAAAAATTTAGCCGGCAACTGGATACTCAGTTAAAAAAGTCACAAACTTATGCTACAAGACAACAGATGTTGAAGATTTTAAACAAAGCGGCAGTAGCAATACTGATCATGCTTGTCATTATGTTTACCACTGTTACGAGTGTGCAGGCCTTGAGAGTAAAGGTACTCAATTACTTAAAGGATATCCAGCAGCAATATACGTCTTTTGAACTAAAAGAGAACGATAATAGTTTGAACGGAGGAAATCCAGTTGTAAACTGGACCAAAGACTATGTTCCGACTTATATACCGGATGGCTATAAAGCCACTGATATATCCAGAAGTAAAATTTATAACGAAATCCAATTTAAGAACGAACAGGGAGAGTTTATTACTTATACGGAGTTAACTGAGGGCAACAGGCCTGCGCTGGATACGGAGAATGCTTCAGTCACTAAAACCGTCAATATAAACGGTCATGAGGGAACACTGGTGGAAAAGAACTCAGTGGTGACAATCATATGGGAAATGAATAGCCGTATATTTATGATTCGGGCTCAGATAAACCAGGATGTGGCAATGAAAATCTCTGAAGGAGTAAAATATATAAATTAA